The genomic region CCTCCGGGGTCTCTGCCAAGGTCTGATGCCGGGCGGTCGGGCTCCCGTCCGGCCGATGCGTGACGAAGAGGGGAACCGACATGAGCATCTCGTTCCAGGTGACCATGGACGCTGCCGATCCGGGTGCCCAGGCAGAGTTCTGGAAGCTGGCTCTCGGTTACCGGTCCGACGATCCGCCTCCCGGCTTTGCTGACTGGGACGAAGCACTCGCCGGCGTCCCGGAAGAACATCGCAACGACGCCAACGCGGTGATCGACCCCGACGGGGTCGGACCACGACTGTTCTTCCTGAAAGTGCCCGAGGGCAAGACCGCCAAGAACCGGGTGCACCTCGACGTGAGCGTCGGCAAGGGCATCGCCGACGGCGAAGCGCGCTTCGCGAAGGCCCGCGCCCACGCAGACGCGCTGCTCGCGGCCGGCGCCACCGAGGTGGAGGAGCGCCGGGACAACTGGGGCGGCCACTGGATCACCCTGCTCGACCCGGAAGGCAACGAGTTCTGCGTGCAATAGCCCGCCAGTAGAGATCCCGGTTGCCACGGCCGGCGGTGTGCCGGGTCCCGCCCGGCGGGCTCCGCGGGTTCGCAGGCTCACCCGCGGTGTCCCGCCCATGCCCGAGCCACTCCCTGACCCGGCACACCGCCGTCCTCCCCGGGCCCGATTGTCCTCTGAATGCTCGACCCGCTACCGCACGGTGATCGAGCGAGAGAGGAACGAACGAGTCGAGATCCCGACACCCATGCCATGGCTCCACGCAACACTTGCCCTCGAGATGACGTCAGGAAGGCATGGGGAACCCGAGGATGGCCGGAGCTACCGGTGGTGCGACCTCGCCGCCGGGCTCCGCGACGGCGCGCGACGGACTGGTCGCTGCCTTCGTCACCGAGCACGCTGCATCGCTGTTCCGGACCGCGCTGCTGCTGACGGGTGACCGGCACCGGGCCGAGGACCTCGTGCAGGACGTGCTCACCATGCTGCTGCCGAAATGGCATCGGGTGGCGGAGGCGGAACGACCCGTCGCCTACGTCCGGCGTTCGCTGGCGAACCAGTTCATCAGTGCGAACCGCCGGCGCGATACGCAGGTGCTGCTGCTGGGTGAGGTTCCCGAGGTCGATCCGATGCCGGACCACGCGGACGCTGTCGCGTCGTCCGTGACGCTGTGGCCGATGCTGCGTGAGTTGCCGCCGCGCCAGCGCGCTGCCGTGGTGCTCCGCTACTTCCACGGCTGGACCGACGTCGAGATCGCCGCCGCACTGGACTGCCGGCGCGGGACGGCGCGGAGCCTCATCAGTAGGGGACTGGAAGCACTGAGATCGACCCTGACAACCGATGGATCCGACGCGGAACCGCGCACCGATCCTGCTGTCCCACTCACCGATCAGGAGTTCGGACGATGAACACGCTCGAGTACGCACTCGTCCGGGCACTGAACGAGGCCGCCGATCGGCACGCACCGGACGACGGGTTGGTCGATCGGCTGCTGACCTCGGTCCGGGACGACGTGATCGCGCCCCGGCGGCTGCCCGTGCCGCGGCGCCGGACCACCACGCTGCTGATGGCTGCAGCGGTTGCGGTGATGGTCATCGGCGGGGTGCTGATCGGCAGCCGGTTCGCCTCCCAGCGACCGCATCCGATCACCCCTCCGGTGACCCCTGCTCCGAGCCCGACGCTGGTCAGCTCCCCGGGGGGATCACCGACATCCGCGCCCTCGAGCGCACCGTCGCCGTCCGCCCTCGGGAACCAGGCCCCGGCGGAGTCGTTCATCACCTCGCGGATCACCAGCACCGGGACCCCGGCCGGCCTCACTCTGGGTTCGGTCTCCTTCCGGACCGCCGATCAAGGAATGGCGCTGGGCACCGCTCGCTGCACCACCGACAGCTCGGACACGACGCGCTGCGGCGTGCTGGTGACCACCACCGACGGAGGTCTGTCCTGGAGTTCGCTGGAGCTTCCGGTCGGCGCAGACGTCCCTGGCACGGGCGGCTGTCCGAGCTACACCGTCGCCTCACAGTGCACCGCGCGACTGAATTTTATGGACGTGGCCGCCGGGTATCTGTGGGGACCGCAGCAGATCTATCGGACCACGGACGGGGGAGCCAGCTGGCAGGAGCTGGAGGTCGGCACCACCGACATCGCGCAGCTCGTCTCCGTGCAGGGACGAGCTTTCGTCAGCGCCGTGCCCCAGGGAAACCTCGACTGGGGGTCGACAACGCTCAAGGAGGTCGGTCTCGGCGAGACAGCGCTCACCGCCAGCACGGCATCCGGCGGAGCAGCGTTCGGACCCGCAGAGCTGATCCAGGGTCCGGGGATCGTGTACCGGTGGCTGAACGCGGGCGGACAGTCGCCACGCGTGCAGGCCACCACCAGCGGAATGACGTGGTCCGACCTGCCGAAGGCGTTGCCGCGAGCCTTCACCACGTTCGCCGCCGGGGACGGGTCGCTGGTGTCCGATGTGTCGGACAGCGACGCGGTCGCGCAGGTGTTGCCCGTCGGTGGCACGACCTGGCGAACGATCCTGCGCCCGCCCATTCTGTCAGGCGAGCGGGGCGCGGAGATCTCCTACTCCCTCGCCGGCGCCGTGAGCGACCGGGAGATCGCCGTGGCGGTCAGCGGATTCGAATCCATCGCCGGAGGTGGGCAGGCCTGGATCACCACGTCCGACGGCGGACGCACCTGGGACTCGCCCATGCTGTCCACCACCGAGGCGGCGGCCCGCGGAGTGCAGGCGTCGGCGTTGATGGTGGGTGAGGAGATGGTGGTGCCCTGGTCGTTGGGCTCGGCGCTGCTGCGCTCCGTTGACGGTGGCCGGACCTGGACGGAGTTCGACTTCCCGCGCAGCTGATCGCGCACCGCGCCGGCCACGGTCTGCGACCGAGCCGTCGCCCGACGGACAGAACAGTTCCAGTGGTGCGCCACCGTCCTGCAGGTGGCGAACCACTGGAACGGTTCTGCAGGCGGGTCAGCTGGTGATGTCCTTGCGGCGGAAGCGCAGGAAGGCGAACCCGACGAGCACCACCGCGTAGGCCACGGAGGTGAAGGCGCCGCGCACCATGTCGTCCCACTGGATCGGGTCCACCAGTGCCCCGGTCCAGGAGAATGCGTAGTGCGTTGGCAGCCAATCGCGGAAACCGCCCAGAGCCTCGATCTGGTCGAGGATCTGGGACAGGATCGCGATCATCACCGCGCCGCCGACAGCGCCGAGCGGGGCATCGGTCGACACGCTGAGCAGGAATGCAAGCCCGGCAACCCACAGCAGGTAGACGGCGATGTATCCCACCACCAACGCCAGTCGGACCACCGAGGTCCAGCCGGAGAACGACTCACCGACGGGCGTCGACACCGGTCCGGCGCCGTAGAGCACCGCACCGAGGATCCAGGCAGTGAGCGGCAGCAGAATCAGCGCCATCAGCGACATCAGGCCCGCCACGACGAACTTCTGCCGCAGCAACCGACGGCGGGGGACCGGCATCGCGAGCAGGTAGCGCAGCGACGACCACGACGCTTCGCTGGCGATCGTGTCGCCGAAGAACAGCGAGATCACCACCACCAGCAGGAACGTGGCGGAGAAGAAGAGGGCGACGATCGCGAAGTTCACCGCGCTGGACTGGGCCAGGTCCACGAACGATGTCCCGCCGCCGGACGGGGTGTCGAAGGCGAAGGCGACCGCCAGGATGATCGGCAGCAGCACCATCAGCCCGAGCGCCACCTGGGTGCGGCGGCGGCGCAGTTGACGGGCCAACTCCACCCGGATCGGCAGCGTTCGACCGGCCGAGAACCCCGGCGGCACAGCGCTTCCACGGCCCGCAGCGGAACCTGCCCTGGGCAGCCCGCGCATGATCCGGACGGCGACGTCCGCCGATTGGTCGCGATGGACGGGGCTCACGAGGTACCTCCGGCTGCGGGGCCGGTGGCGCCGACCATGTCGAGAAAGACGTCTTCCAGGCGGTTGCGGGGAGCGGCCGACGTGACCGCGACCCCGGCCCCGACCAGCATGCTGATGGCCTGAGCTGCCGGCACGTCCCCCAGATCGACCTGGACGACGGTGCCGGACTCAGCGCGATCGCTGTCGTCGACGTGTACGTCACCGATTCCGCTCTGCTCGCGCAGCAACCGCGCAGCAGCGTCCGGATCGTCGACCACGAAAGTCATCTCGCCGGACGAGGCGACCAGATCGACCACCCGGCCGGCAGCGATCGACGTGCCGTGGTTGATCACGACGACGTCCTGGCAGGTCTGCTCCACCTCGGACAGCAGATGCGAGGAGACCAACACGGTGCGGCCGGTGTCGGCGTACCCGCGCAGTACCTCCCGCATCGCGTGGATCTGGGGCGGGTCGAGACCGTTGGTCGGTTCGTCGAGGATCAACAGGTCGGGCAGGCCCAGCATCGACTGGGCGATCGCCAGCCGCTGCCGCATGCCCTGCGAGTAGGTCTTGACCCGGCGATGGATGGCCTTGCCGAGCCCGGCGATCTCCAGGATCTCGTCCAGATGGGCATCCTCTCGCGGCCGACCGGTTGCCCCCCAGTACAGCTCGAGGTTGACCTTGCCGGACAGGTGCGGCAGGAAGCCGGACCCTTCGACGAAACTGCCGATTCGGGAAAGGATCTCGGCGCCCGACCGCACCGGTCGTCCGAAGACGAGGATGTCGCCTGCGGTCGGTTGGATGAGGCCCATCACCATGCGCAGGGTGGTGGTCTTGCCGGCACCGTTGGGCCCCAGCAGACCGACGACGCGGCCCGGCCGGACGACGAACGAGACGTCCTTGACGGCCATCACACCGCCGGGATAGCTCTTGCTCAAGCCGCGGATCTCCAGCGGCAGAACGGGTTCGGCAGTACCGGAGGCGTCCGGGCCGGCGGACCCAGCGGCGGTGCCGACCGCACGGTGCTCGCCGGCCGCATCGTGCTGGGTCTCCTCAGGACGACGCCGGACCCGGCCTGCGGCGATCAGGCCGCCGATCCCGAGCAGTGTCAGGACGATCAGGCCGATCAGCGCAGCTGTCGACACCTCGCCGGCAGACACCCGCACGCCACCGGCGACCGGAACGGAGGCCGAGTCGACGGCCGAGATTCGGTATGCCGCAGCCGAAGTGGGCGTGGCGTATGCCTGGTCCGTGGTGGCGAACCGGACGAACAGCTGGTCTCCGGCGGAGACCTGGAGGGCGGCGGCCGGCAGATCAACCGTCAGCGTTGCCGACTCGCCGGCCTTCAGCGGCGGAAGCCGGAGCGGGGCGACCGCGCTCCCGGCGAGGGTGCTGACGCCGCCGGAACTGCGGGTGCCGATCGAGGCGAACAGCACCGAGTCGGTGTCGGCGCCGCCGGCACTGCCTGCTCCGTTGGTGACTGATCCCAGGGCGGTGACCGTCACCTGCACTCGGCTGCTGCCGGTGATGACCTGCAGTTCGGTGGCAGCGGCCGAGGTGAACGTCGCGGTCTGGCCGGGGAACCCCGAACCCAGGAAGGTGCTCAACAGCGACGACTGACTTCCGAGTCCGGGCAACGAGGAGATCCCCGCGGGAATGCCGCCGGCCGGGTTCAGCACGATCTGGGCGGCCCCGGTGAGCGGGATGTCGTGACGGGGAGTCGTCGATGAGGCGGTGAGTCCCGGGTAGCTGTCGGCCAGCAGGATCCGGGTGCGCGCGCGTCCACTGCCGGTGAGTCCACCGTCCACGGAGTACCGGAAACCGTTGCCCGTGACGGCGTTCGCGGGCATCGTGCCGCCGCGCAGGTGGGTCACCAACCAGCCGGTGATCCGGTCTTCGGTGACCTGGTCGGGGCTACCGCCGTCGTGTCCGCCGCGATACCAGTCGAGCGCGACCTCGGTGCCGTTGGCGGCGATGGCCCGCGCGTTCGCGTCGGCCTGGTCGAGGGGGAAGAGGGTGTCCTGCTCGCCCTGGACCAGCAGGGTGGGCGCCTTGATCTTGCCCACCACCTGCGAGGGTGAGGACTTCTCGAGCAGGGTCTGCAGCTCGGGGGTGATGCGGCCGGTACCGGCGGCACCGGCGTAGGCAGCGCAGATCTCGAGCCGCAGGCGACCGCAACCGGGATCGGCCGGGGCCCCATCGGTGCCTCCGGTTGCACCGGCGCCGGCAGCCGGCGCTGCTGAGCTTGCCGGAGCAGCGGTCGATCCGGACTGTTCGTCGCTCTGTCGACCCACTCCGCCGCCGGCGGGTCCGGTGTCGACCTGGCCGGTGGCCCCCAGTCCCGCTCCGGACACCACCGACGCGATCATGGTGGCTGCCCAGTACTTCTTGAAGACACCGTCGGAGCTGCCCCCGGCGTCGGCCGGCGTGTTCGCGGTCTGCTCGGCCTGCGTCGGGTCGACGACATAGTTGGGAAAGAGCGCGTGCTCGAGGTTGTTCCAGGTGATGACCGGGACGGCGGTGTCGACCCGGGGGTCGGT from Nakamurella sp. A5-74 harbors:
- a CDS encoding VOC family protein — encoded protein: MSISFQVTMDAADPGAQAEFWKLALGYRSDDPPPGFADWDEALAGVPEEHRNDANAVIDPDGVGPRLFFLKVPEGKTAKNRVHLDVSVGKGIADGEARFAKARAHADALLAAGATEVEERRDNWGGHWITLLDPEGNEFCVQ
- a CDS encoding ABC transporter permease, coding for MSPVHRDQSADVAVRIMRGLPRAGSAAGRGSAVPPGFSAGRTLPIRVELARQLRRRRTQVALGLMVLLPIILAVAFAFDTPSGGGTSFVDLAQSSAVNFAIVALFFSATFLLVVVISLFFGDTIASEASWSSLRYLLAMPVPRRRLLRQKFVVAGLMSLMALILLPLTAWILGAVLYGAGPVSTPVGESFSGWTSVVRLALVVGYIAVYLLWVAGLAFLLSVSTDAPLGAVGGAVMIAILSQILDQIEALGGFRDWLPTHYAFSWTGALVDPIQWDDMVRGAFTSVAYAVVLVGFAFLRFRRKDITS
- a CDS encoding SigE family RNA polymerase sigma factor; this translates as MGNPRMAGATGGATSPPGSATARDGLVAAFVTEHAASLFRTALLLTGDRHRAEDLVQDVLTMLLPKWHRVAEAERPVAYVRRSLANQFISANRRRDTQVLLLGEVPEVDPMPDHADAVASSVTLWPMLRELPPRQRAAVVLRYFHGWTDVEIAAALDCRRGTARSLISRGLEALRSTLTTDGSDAEPRTDPAVPLTDQEFGR
- a CDS encoding alpha/beta fold hydrolase, with product MRAALRTPARRWAALAVVVAIAVTLVAVWPRSAAAPVAEREVSVPGAQAPWDPAPVTLDATLYLPATTPAPAVILAHGFGGSKTSVRAQAQQLARSGFVVLAYSARGFGNSTGQIALDSLDAEVPDARKVVDYLATLPEVVQDGSGDPRVGVTGGSYGGALSLMLAGTDPRVDTAVPVITWNNLEHALFPNYVVDPTQAEQTANTPADAGGSSDGVFKKYWAATMIASVVSGAGLGATGQVDTGPAGGGVGRQSDEQSGSTAAPASSAAPAAGAGATGGTDGAPADPGCGRLRLEICAAYAGAAGTGRITPELQTLLEKSSPSQVVGKIKAPTLLVQGEQDTLFPLDQADANARAIAANGTEVALDWYRGGHDGGSPDQVTEDRITGWLVTHLRGGTMPANAVTGNGFRYSVDGGLTGSGRARTRILLADSYPGLTASSTTPRHDIPLTGAAQIVLNPAGGIPAGISSLPGLGSQSSLLSTFLGSGFPGQTATFTSAAATELQVITGSSRVQVTVTALGSVTNGAGSAGGADTDSVLFASIGTRSSGGVSTLAGSAVAPLRLPPLKAGESATLTVDLPAAALQVSAGDQLFVRFATTDQAYATPTSAAAYRISAVDSASVPVAGGVRVSAGEVSTAALIGLIVLTLLGIGGLIAAGRVRRRPEETQHDAAGEHRAVGTAAGSAGPDASGTAEPVLPLEIRGLSKSYPGGVMAVKDVSFVVRPGRVVGLLGPNGAGKTTTLRMVMGLIQPTAGDILVFGRPVRSGAEILSRIGSFVEGSGFLPHLSGKVNLELYWGATGRPREDAHLDEILEIAGLGKAIHRRVKTYSQGMRQRLAIAQSMLGLPDLLILDEPTNGLDPPQIHAMREVLRGYADTGRTVLVSSHLLSEVEQTCQDVVVINHGTSIAAGRVVDLVASSGEMTFVVDDPDAAARLLREQSGIGDVHVDDSDRAESGTVVQVDLGDVPAAQAISMLVGAGVAVTSAAPRNRLEDVFLDMVGATGPAAGGTS